One part of the Sulfolobus tengchongensis genome encodes these proteins:
- the uppS gene encoding polyprenyl diphosphate synthase, with the protein MAKNLIRSYILRPIYKLYEVVLWNQIRNGPLPNHVGIIPDGNRRWARNNNLTLNDAYFYGYKKLKEVLIWLLELGVKDITVFALSTENCTKREETELTIVMNYIKKGLQDLLEDPIVDKYKVKVNAIGKLDKLPKDLREYIFKVIEKTSSYNSRKLTLAICYGGRQEILDAVVKLLDDYKSGKLDKTNINEETFRKYFYDSELQDIDLVIRTSGEVRISNFLLWHIAYSELFFCEAYWPEFRKIDLWRAIRSFQKRKRNFGA; encoded by the coding sequence ATGGCAAAGAACTTGATAAGGAGCTATATTCTAAGGCCTATTTATAAGCTCTATGAGGTAGTGTTATGGAATCAAATTCGTAATGGTCCATTGCCAAACCACGTAGGTATAATACCAGATGGAAATAGAAGATGGGCTAGAAATAACAATCTCACACTTAACGATGCGTATTTTTACGGCTATAAAAAACTAAAGGAAGTTTTAATTTGGTTGTTAGAACTAGGAGTAAAAGACATAACAGTTTTTGCACTATCCACAGAAAATTGTACAAAAAGAGAAGAAACTGAACTTACAATAGTAATGAACTACATTAAAAAGGGTTTGCAAGATTTATTAGAAGATCCAATTGTGGATAAATATAAGGTTAAAGTGAACGCAATAGGTAAATTAGATAAGTTACCAAAAGATCTTCGTGAGTATATATTCAAAGTAATAGAGAAAACTTCATCATATAATAGTAGAAAACTTACTTTGGCAATATGCTATGGAGGTAGACAAGAAATATTAGATGCTGTAGTAAAACTTCTAGATGATTATAAAAGCGGAAAGTTAGACAAAACTAATATAAACGAAGAAACGTTTAGGAAATACTTTTATGATAGCGAGCTACAAGATATTGACCTAGTAATAAGAACTTCTGGTGAGGTTAGAATTAGTAACTTCTTACTTTGGCATATAGCGTATTCAGAACTGTTCTTTTGTGAGGCCTATTGGCCAGAATTTAGAAAAATAGATCTGTGGCGAGCCATAAGATCATTCCAAAAAAGAAAGCGCAACTTTGGAGCCTAA
- a CDS encoding 30S ribosomal protein S8e codes for MGFYQGPDNKKITGGLKGKHRDKRKYEIGSPPTFTTLSTEEIRIKDRVLGGNFKIRLKYASIANLTDPSTNSSKKVKILEVVETPANKELARRGIIVKGAKIRTEAGLAIVTSRPGQDGVINAVLLKNEPQGA; via the coding sequence ATGGGTTTTTATCAAGGTCCAGATAACAAGAAGATAACTGGTGGCTTAAAGGGCAAGCATAGAGATAAAAGAAAATATGAAATAGGAAGTCCTCCTACATTTACAACACTATCAACAGAAGAAATTAGAATAAAAGATAGAGTACTTGGAGGGAATTTTAAGATTAGGTTAAAATATGCTTCAATTGCAAACTTAACAGATCCGTCTACAAATTCTAGCAAAAAAGTTAAAATTCTTGAAGTAGTGGAGACACCTGCCAATAAAGAACTAGCGAGAAGAGGAATAATAGTAAAAGGAGCAAAAATTAGAACAGAGGCAGGATTGGCAATAGTCACTTCTAGACCTGGGCAAGATGGTGTAATAAACGCGGTGTTGCTAAAGAATGAGCCTCAGGGAGCTTAA
- a CDS encoding signal recognition particle subunit SRP19/SEC65 family protein, with product MSLRELKEQNRIVIWPSYFLSQTRSKGRRVRKITRKIRTEELIEIMKELDLDPIVIENKKYPRDRKVNFIITVKKVKSKNNTLKIIYTKLMNQSNIKGLENND from the coding sequence ATGAGCCTCAGGGAGCTTAAAGAACAGAATAGAATAGTTATCTGGCCCTCATATTTTTTATCACAAACAAGATCTAAAGGTAGACGCGTGAGAAAAATAACACGCAAAATAAGAACTGAAGAACTAATAGAAATTATGAAAGAACTAGATCTAGACCCAATAGTAATAGAGAATAAAAAGTATCCTAGAGATAGAAAAGTTAACTTTATAATAACTGTGAAAAAGGTGAAAAGCAAAAATAATACATTAAAAATAATATATACTAAGCTTATGAACCAGTCAAACATCAAGGGATTAGAGAATAACGATTAA
- a CDS encoding NAD-dependent epimerase/dehydratase family protein — protein sequence MPYIVTGGAGYIGGHLVDYLVSKDLEVTVIDDFSSGRYVNNKARLIKYDLREGDILNKVKIEKNQIIYHLAANPDVRTSMINIEEHFERDVKVTLNVMELARKLDAEKVIFTSSSTVYGETNTIPTPETEEPKPISNYGLFKLLCENIVKYYAKQYNIKSIVTRLANITGGRVSHGVVIDFIKKLRENPKTLEILGDGRQKKSYLYIDDLIEAFVKLENNVNEIYEVYNIGNTDWITVNEIAKIVTNEMNLNPEIVYKDTGEGRGWPGDVRFMLLDISKINKIGWSPTMNSRDTIRQAVRDILYGYGSNRRFGSH from the coding sequence ATGCCATATATAGTTACAGGCGGAGCAGGTTATATAGGTGGCCATTTAGTAGATTATTTAGTCTCAAAGGATCTTGAAGTAACAGTAATAGATGATTTTTCGAGTGGACGATATGTAAATAATAAAGCAAGACTTATAAAATATGATTTACGAGAGGGAGATATACTTAATAAAGTAAAAATAGAAAAAAATCAAATAATTTATCACTTAGCTGCTAATCCCGACGTAAGAACCTCTATGATCAATATCGAAGAACACTTCGAGAGGGATGTTAAAGTCACGTTAAATGTTATGGAGTTAGCTAGGAAACTAGATGCTGAAAAGGTTATCTTTACCTCTTCATCGACAGTTTATGGGGAAACAAATACAATTCCAACGCCTGAAACTGAAGAGCCTAAACCTATTTCTAATTATGGTTTATTTAAATTATTATGTGAGAATATAGTTAAATACTATGCAAAGCAATATAATATAAAAAGTATAGTCACTAGACTGGCTAACATTACTGGTGGCAGAGTGAGCCATGGTGTAGTTATCGATTTTATTAAAAAACTTAGAGAAAATCCTAAAACACTGGAAATCTTAGGAGATGGCAGGCAAAAGAAAAGCTACTTATACATTGACGATTTGATAGAAGCTTTCGTAAAGTTAGAAAATAATGTAAATGAAATTTATGAAGTCTATAATATTGGTAATACGGATTGGATAACAGTAAATGAAATTGCTAAAATCGTAACAAACGAAATGAATCTAAATCCAGAAATAGTATATAAAGATACAGGAGAGGGAAGAGGATGGCCAGGTGATGTAAGATTTATGTTACTTGATATCTCGAAGATCAATAAAATAGGATGGTCACCAACAATGAATTCCAGAGATACGATAAGACAAGCAGTAAGAGATATCTTGTATGGATATGGAAGTAACAGGAGGTTTGGGTCTCATTAA
- a CDS encoding ATP-binding cassette domain-containing protein produces the protein MLVIIPKYLNGKIEIEKGEIVGLVGKNGSGKTTLILSALCIDQKNSNVITDEVDFCENRNYSKLSAVLQDVSSQILAPTCKEEIELMKRFHFVNEDIPKKLMGPYYETEFNKLSDGYKRRYVISSILASNPNYVLLDEPFANLDDEAVNLIKTIIPKSSLIAEHRIEELRKLIDRVYIIRNNKEVNEIDKEKLFDIEFLKKEGLRGFGLPRIDSKLGGQILDVTVNNYRIKLRESEVLCLLGKNGSGKTTLLRKLSRKIFAIFQEVDLQFFDFTVNDVVNDKKILSLFHLENLADKSPYTLSFGQKMRVLIASAFASRSKIIGLDEPSVGMDGEALLSFYEMVKILKDEKRGLIIATHDKDLINLCDSQLVIT, from the coding sequence ATGCTTGTCATTATTCCTAAATATCTGAATGGAAAAATAGAAATAGAGAAAGGAGAAATAGTAGGATTAGTAGGTAAAAATGGAAGTGGCAAAACCACGTTAATTCTATCAGCTTTATGTATAGATCAGAAAAATTCAAACGTTATTACAGACGAAGTAGATTTCTGTGAAAATAGAAACTATTCTAAACTTTCCGCAGTTTTACAAGACGTTTCTTCTCAAATACTAGCTCCTACATGTAAAGAAGAAATAGAACTGATGAAGAGGTTTCACTTTGTGAATGAGGACATACCGAAAAAGTTAATGGGTCCCTACTATGAGACTGAATTCAATAAACTCTCAGATGGGTATAAAAGGAGGTATGTGATATCATCCATATTAGCATCTAATCCAAATTATGTACTACTAGATGAACCTTTTGCCAATTTAGATGATGAAGCGGTGAACTTGATCAAAACAATTATACCTAAGAGTAGTTTAATAGCGGAACATCGTATTGAAGAATTACGCAAGCTTATAGATAGAGTTTATATAATTAGAAATAATAAAGAAGTAAATGAGATAGATAAAGAAAAATTATTCGATATAGAGTTTTTAAAGAAGGAAGGATTAAGGGGATTTGGATTGCCTAGAATAGATAGTAAACTTGGTGGTCAGATACTAGACGTTACTGTAAATAATTATAGAATTAAATTGAGGGAAAGCGAGGTACTGTGTTTACTTGGGAAAAATGGAAGTGGAAAAACTACATTACTCAGAAAATTGTCACGAAAAATTTTTGCAATATTTCAAGAGGTTGATCTACAGTTTTTTGATTTTACTGTAAACGATGTAGTGAATGACAAAAAAATATTATCGCTTTTTCATTTAGAGAATCTGGCTGACAAAAGCCCTTACACTTTGAGCTTTGGTCAGAAAATGAGAGTTTTAATAGCTTCAGCCTTCGCCTCAAGATCTAAAATAATAGGGCTAGATGAACCTAGTGTAGGAATGGATGGCGAAGCACTACTTTCATTCTATGAGATGGTAAAAATTCTTAAAGACGAGAAACGAGGATTAATAATTGCTACTCATGACAAGGATTTAATAAACTTGTGCGATTCACAATTAGTTATAACTTAA
- a CDS encoding thiamine pyrophosphate-binding protein — MSQPKRKEETVGVEMKGEEALAYVLNDIGITKVFTTYSLPNILKEMLKKYNIDVEFSITTREASWLAYAYALENNTVGTIIQIPGSKLTDAVNVISQAYNESVPLLIISSIRSHKDTGRARIGEFRTIDDLSNILSPITKVRERVISIEEITITVEKAYKEAISNRPRPSYVEISEDLFRAKAYPLSTAGQKPEKKTPDKNTVAKVAELLTNAKLPVIIAGYGVVLSDAEDMLLELAELIDAPVITTFKAKGVIASNHKLFAGEGLGAFGTYSANYLTENADVILALGTRFTQLSTAGWSLKYKGILVHNNVDGEDIGKVFMPHVPVVADTGLFLRELLAQLKAKIKEKINRGASEIIYKTQQKNSIKSHTGLWPIDVVEMLNKLGGFEKIYVDLTATTIDFVRLPINSKKMWYTAESLLERGIAVGGTVASKYKAYGVTDLEGILPYLPLLKYKVDKIKGKILILNDGNSNYIDVSNADLPTILRSQTNINGQLDEMIEKSVGGITVATPSELEEALKSSERKIINIKLDPNFESVVVSRI; from the coding sequence ATGAGCCAACCTAAAAGAAAAGAGGAAACAGTAGGCGTAGAGATGAAAGGTGAAGAGGCTCTTGCTTACGTTCTTAATGATATTGGTATAACTAAGGTATTTACTACTTATTCATTGCCAAATATATTAAAAGAAATGTTAAAGAAATACAACATAGATGTAGAGTTTTCTATAACGACTAGAGAAGCAAGCTGGTTGGCTTATGCTTATGCATTAGAAAATAATACAGTTGGGACCATTATTCAAATTCCTGGTTCAAAATTAACCGATGCAGTGAATGTAATATCACAAGCATATAACGAATCGGTTCCTCTTCTTATAATCTCAAGCATTAGGTCTCATAAAGATACGGGGAGAGCTAGAATTGGCGAATTTAGAACAATAGACGATCTATCTAACATCCTCTCACCAATAACTAAAGTAAGGGAAAGAGTGATAAGTATAGAAGAGATAACTATAACTGTAGAGAAGGCCTATAAGGAGGCAATAAGTAATCGACCCAGACCATCTTACGTTGAGATATCGGAGGATTTGTTTAGAGCCAAAGCGTATCCATTATCAACTGCAGGTCAAAAGCCCGAAAAGAAGACTCCTGATAAAAATACTGTTGCCAAAGTGGCTGAATTACTGACAAATGCTAAATTACCCGTCATAATTGCGGGTTATGGTGTTGTCTTAAGCGATGCAGAAGATATGCTACTTGAATTAGCTGAACTAATAGACGCGCCTGTAATCACTACGTTTAAGGCTAAAGGAGTAATAGCATCAAATCATAAATTATTTGCTGGTGAGGGATTGGGTGCTTTTGGCACATATTCTGCAAACTATTTAACTGAGAACGCTGATGTAATATTAGCCTTAGGTACTAGATTTACCCAACTATCAACCGCAGGTTGGTCGTTGAAATATAAGGGTATTTTAGTACATAACAATGTAGATGGAGAGGATATCGGTAAGGTCTTCATGCCTCATGTTCCAGTTGTTGCTGATACTGGATTATTTTTGAGGGAACTTTTAGCTCAACTTAAAGCTAAAATTAAGGAGAAGATTAACAGAGGCGCTAGTGAAATTATTTACAAAACACAACAAAAGAATTCTATAAAGTCTCATACTGGATTGTGGCCTATTGATGTAGTGGAGATGTTAAACAAGCTAGGCGGATTTGAAAAAATATATGTTGATCTTACTGCTACTACCATAGATTTTGTTAGACTACCAATAAATTCAAAGAAAATGTGGTATACTGCAGAGTCTTTACTCGAAAGAGGTATTGCAGTGGGAGGTACTGTGGCTTCTAAGTATAAGGCATACGGTGTAACCGACCTAGAGGGTATATTGCCCTATTTACCATTATTAAAGTATAAAGTAGATAAAATTAAAGGTAAGATACTTATACTAAATGATGGTAATTCAAACTATATTGATGTTTCCAACGCAGACTTACCCACAATTTTAAGGTCACAAACTAATATTAATGGCCAGTTGGATGAGATGATAGAGAAATCTGTAGGTGGAATTACCGTAGCTACACCTTCAGAATTAGAAGAGGCCTTAAAAAGTAGTGAAAGGAAAATTATAAATATAAAACTTGATCCCAATTTCGAGTCAGTGGTGGTTTCGAGAATTTAG
- a CDS encoding nucleotidyltransferase has translation MIPFDKVGDVLYEFESLTKFVIIGDTIVDVLLKRKGTESDIDLFVLDISVLVDDDKIRNFAYDKGWDYGRTPIDTPRLLVPVNDDQLQIDLYENIQDFFVPKEILDSAINIKIGNHEFKSVTLEDYILLKANAFREEDEDELRTLIYLLGEGKIKIDKEYLKKHLNAFEENSDSIRERLSLIGIKI, from the coding sequence ATGATACCTTTCGACAAGGTTGGAGATGTACTTTATGAATTCGAAAGCCTTACAAAGTTTGTAATAATTGGAGATACAATAGTTGATGTACTTCTAAAGAGAAAAGGGACAGAAAGCGACATAGACCTTTTTGTATTAGATATCAGTGTATTGGTTGATGATGATAAAATAAGGAATTTTGCTTATGATAAAGGGTGGGATTATGGGAGGACTCCAATAGATACGCCAAGGCTGTTAGTACCAGTTAATGATGATCAATTACAAATAGATCTATATGAGAATATACAAGACTTCTTTGTCCCAAAAGAAATTCTAGATAGTGCAATTAATATAAAAATAGGCAATCATGAGTTCAAAAGTGTTACATTAGAAGATTACATTTTACTTAAAGCAAACGCTTTTAGAGAAGAGGACGAAGATGAGTTAAGGACTCTTATATATCTTTTAGGAGAAGGTAAAATTAAGATAGATAAGGAATATTTGAAGAAACATTTAAACGCGTTCGAAGAAAATAGTGATAGCATAAGGGAACGTTTATCACTAATCGGAATAAAAATTTGA
- a CDS encoding 50S ribosomal protein L40e, which yields MPLTDPAKLQIVQQRVFMKKVCRKCGALNPIRATKCRRCHSTNLRLKKKELPTKKG from the coding sequence ATGCCGCTAACCGATCCCGCGAAGCTTCAAATAGTCCAACAAAGGGTGTTTATGAAGAAAGTCTGCAGGAAATGCGGGGCATTAAATCCAATAAGAGCGACTAAGTGCAGAAGGTGCCATAGTACAAATTTACGGCTAAAGAAGAAAGAATTGCCAACTAAGAAAGGATAA
- a CDS encoding transcription elongation factor NusA: protein MKMKIPLDYVCVRSGLLCNRCQSLIDSGEVFDYEVQVIKILLDLEETQFKELKDCVYHKAYKVDDLLILLVTSGPDMTQQKWIKIARILQEKLNMKVRVLEKTNSIKNSAVQLLSPARVLGVNTVWMPDGSVQYVIRVSRSEKRLLPAEAQLLESALTKIHSTPVRIRVE, encoded by the coding sequence ATGAAGATGAAGATCCCGCTAGATTACGTTTGCGTCAGAAGTGGGCTTCTCTGTAACAGGTGCCAGTCTCTTATAGATAGTGGTGAAGTATTTGACTATGAGGTTCAAGTAATAAAGATATTACTAGACTTAGAAGAGACTCAGTTTAAGGAGTTGAAGGATTGTGTATATCATAAAGCTTACAAAGTAGATGATCTGTTAATATTACTGGTAACTAGTGGACCAGATATGACGCAGCAGAAGTGGATTAAAATTGCTAGAATCTTGCAAGAGAAATTAAATATGAAGGTTAGAGTATTAGAAAAAACCAATAGTATAAAGAACAGTGCAGTTCAATTGCTTTCGCCCGCAAGAGTACTTGGCGTTAATACTGTATGGATGCCAGATGGCTCCGTACAATATGTGATTCGCGTATCTAGGTCTGAAAAAAGATTGCTCCCAGCTGAAGCACAACTTTTAGAGTCAGCGTTAACTAAAATACACTCAACGCCAGTAAGAATAAGGGTAGAGTAA
- the aspS gene encoding aspartate--tRNA(Asn) ligase, translating to MLRTHLISEINPKMDGTEVKIAGWVHNIRNLGGKVFLIIRDKSGIGQVVVEKNNAAYDKVVNISLESTIMVTGIVKADQRAPNGVEIHAKDVEILSYAKSPLPLDVTGKVKADIDTRLRERLLDLRRLEMQAVLKIQSVAVKSFRETLYRNGFIEVFTPKIIASATEGGAQLFPVLYFGKEAFLAQSPQLYKELLAGAIERVFEIAPAWRAEESDTPYHLSEFISMDVEMAFADYNDVMALIEQIIYNMINDVKRECENELKILNYNPPNVSIPIKKIPYSDAIEILKSKGINIKFGDDIGTPELRVLYNEIKEDLYFITDWPWLSRPFYTKQKKDNPQLSESFDLIFRWLEIVSGSSRNHIREVLENSLKVRGLNPENFEFFLKWFDYGMPPHAGFGMGLARVMLMLTGLQSVKEVVPFPRDKKRLVP from the coding sequence GTGCTTAGAACACATTTAATTTCAGAAATAAATCCAAAAATGGATGGAACAGAAGTAAAAATAGCAGGATGGGTACATAATATAAGGAATCTAGGTGGGAAAGTATTTCTCATAATAAGAGATAAGAGCGGGATAGGACAAGTAGTAGTGGAAAAGAACAATGCCGCGTACGATAAAGTAGTAAATATTTCATTAGAATCAACAATAATGGTAACCGGAATAGTTAAAGCTGATCAGAGGGCACCAAATGGAGTAGAAATTCATGCTAAGGATGTGGAAATTTTATCTTATGCGAAATCACCATTGCCTCTAGATGTAACTGGTAAAGTTAAAGCTGATATAGACACGAGGCTTAGAGAGAGATTACTAGATTTAAGAAGACTAGAAATGCAGGCAGTGTTAAAAATACAGTCAGTAGCCGTAAAGTCGTTTAGAGAAACATTATATAGGAATGGGTTTATAGAGGTCTTTACACCTAAAATAATTGCCAGTGCCACTGAAGGTGGAGCTCAACTATTTCCAGTTCTATATTTTGGAAAAGAAGCATTTCTAGCTCAAAGTCCGCAGTTATATAAGGAATTGCTTGCAGGTGCCATAGAAAGGGTGTTTGAAATAGCGCCAGCATGGAGAGCAGAAGAGTCAGATACACCTTACCATCTTTCAGAATTTATCAGTATGGATGTAGAAATGGCATTTGCTGATTATAACGATGTTATGGCTCTAATTGAGCAAATAATTTACAATATGATAAATGATGTAAAGAGAGAATGTGAAAATGAGTTAAAAATCTTAAATTACAATCCACCAAACGTAAGCATACCTATAAAGAAAATTCCATATTCAGACGCCATAGAGATTTTGAAAAGTAAGGGTATTAATATTAAATTTGGAGACGATATCGGAACTCCAGAACTTAGAGTGTTATATAACGAGATAAAGGAGGATTTGTATTTCATAACTGACTGGCCTTGGTTAAGTAGACCATTCTATACTAAACAAAAGAAAGATAATCCACAACTAAGTGAAAGTTTTGATTTGATTTTTAGATGGCTAGAAATAGTTTCCGGTAGTTCTAGAAATCATATAAGGGAGGTATTAGAAAATTCTCTTAAGGTTAGGGGGCTGAATCCAGAGAATTTTGAATTCTTCTTAAAGTGGTTCGACTATGGTATGCCTCCTCACGCAGGTTTTGGAATGGGCTTAGCAAGGGTAATGCTCATGCTAACCGGGCTACAAAGTGTAAAGGAAGTGGTACCATTCCCAAGGGATAAGAAGAGATTAGTACCATAA
- the truD gene encoding tRNA pseudouridine(13) synthase TruD: protein MTPHEIDIALGMERYYYDDWKEIDVTIDRPDGFKVIEEIDFKPAQEWKGEIYGKYAIYLLTKRGIDHFTAISEVQKILRSKVRYIGIKDANAITIQLIYILTDNNREPINEYQTPNFQIKFLGFASKKLNHTGNIFEISLTTPYVNSIVERIKQIIIEPYLPAFVGYQRFGTRRPITHVIGRYLLRKDWESAFYSILTYPFLSESKDIASIRKMISDGDFKEVIKLIPSKFKQEKLLIKNYIKFNSYYLALKNSFIPISLYLDAYQSYLFNLYLSRKLDEYRKIKDKDNIIIKIPTYFGDCDEICKQIYLDEGIERGFFKLKEFKISLKDFIRKAFMKIRNLQFNEKTGTISFTLDRGMYATILLREIIRGDPRKFT from the coding sequence TTGACTCCCCATGAAATAGATATAGCCCTTGGTATGGAAAGGTATTATTACGATGATTGGAAAGAAATAGACGTAACGATTGATAGGCCTGACGGATTTAAAGTTATAGAGGAGATTGATTTTAAGCCAGCTCAAGAATGGAAAGGTGAAATTTATGGAAAATACGCAATTTATCTACTAACAAAACGAGGCATAGATCATTTTACTGCGATATCTGAAGTTCAAAAGATACTACGCTCTAAAGTACGTTATATTGGTATAAAAGATGCAAATGCAATTACAATTCAGTTAATATATATATTAACGGATAATAATAGAGAACCAATTAATGAGTATCAAACACCTAATTTTCAAATAAAATTTCTTGGATTTGCTTCAAAAAAGCTTAATCACACTGGAAATATATTTGAGATATCCTTAACTACACCATATGTTAATTCTATTGTAGAGAGAATCAAGCAAATTATTATAGAGCCTTATCTTCCCGCATTTGTCGGATATCAGCGATTTGGAACGCGTAGACCTATAACTCATGTGATAGGAAGATATCTGCTAAGAAAAGACTGGGAAAGTGCATTTTATTCGATTTTAACATATCCTTTCCTTTCTGAATCAAAAGATATTGCTAGCATACGAAAAATGATAAGTGACGGCGACTTTAAAGAGGTGATCAAGCTAATTCCGTCAAAGTTCAAACAAGAAAAGTTATTGATAAAAAACTATATTAAATTTAATTCCTATTATCTTGCGTTAAAAAATAGTTTTATTCCTATTTCATTGTATTTAGACGCATATCAAAGCTATCTCTTTAACTTATATCTCTCTAGAAAATTAGATGAATATAGGAAGATTAAAGATAAAGATAATATAATTATAAAAATACCGACTTATTTTGGCGATTGTGATGAAATTTGTAAACAAATTTATTTAGACGAGGGTATAGAGAGAGGTTTCTTTAAATTAAAAGAGTTTAAAATTTCATTAAAGGACTTTATTAGAAAAGCATTTATGAAAATAAGGAATTTACAATTTAATGAAAAAACAGGCACAATTTCTTTCACATTGGATAGAGGGATGTATGCTACGATCCTACTTAGGGAGATTATAAGAGGAGATCCAAGAAAATTTACTTGA
- the pth2 gene encoding peptidyl-tRNA hydrolase Pth2 has product MFKMVIVVRTDIKMGKGKIAAQVAHAAVTLVLNVLNSNNLRWKEWLSEWLQEGQPKIVVKTDSLDDIISRSNRAKEMNLPFSIIEDAGKTQLEPGTVTCLGIGPAPENLVDSITGDLKLL; this is encoded by the coding sequence ATGTTTAAGATGGTGATAGTTGTAAGGACTGATATCAAAATGGGCAAAGGTAAGATAGCTGCTCAAGTAGCACATGCTGCCGTAACTTTAGTGCTAAATGTGTTAAATTCCAACAATTTACGATGGAAAGAATGGTTAAGTGAATGGTTACAAGAAGGACAACCTAAGATAGTTGTAAAAACAGATTCGCTAGACGATATTATCTCTAGATCTAATAGAGCTAAAGAAATGAATTTACCATTCTCAATTATCGAAGATGCGGGAAAAACTCAACTAGAGCCGGGTACTGTAACCTGCTTAGGTATAGGTCCAGCTCCTGAAAATTTGGTAGACTCTATTACGGGTGATTTGAAATTACTTTGA
- a CDS encoding zinc finger domain-containing protein yields the protein MSVKLSIREEVEPPICSSCGKIIHPREKGVEFYCPNCGEVLIRRDYMCRKQGVEYTCPNCGFKGP from the coding sequence ATGTCAGTCAAATTAAGCATAAGAGAAGAAGTAGAACCACCAATATGCTCAAGCTGCGGAAAAATAATACACCCTAGGGAGAAAGGTGTAGAGTTCTATTGCCCAAATTGCGGTGAAGTATTAATTCGACGAGACTATATGTGCAGGAAGCAAGGTGTAGAATACACTTGCCCAAATTGTGGGTTTAAAGGACCATAG
- a CDS encoding elongation factor 1-beta — protein MADVLIVLKVFPDSDEVNLDNLYADISSKLPKEYKIIRKETEPIAFGLNALILYVQMPEQTEGGTDNLEEIVNNIQGVSHAEVVGITRLGF, from the coding sequence ATGGCAGACGTTCTAATTGTTCTTAAAGTTTTCCCAGATAGTGATGAAGTTAATTTAGATAACTTATATGCAGATATAAGTAGTAAATTACCCAAAGAGTATAAAATCATTAGAAAGGAAACAGAACCAATCGCCTTCGGATTAAACGCATTAATTCTCTATGTGCAGATGCCAGAGCAAACTGAAGGAGGCACAGACAATTTAGAGGAGATAGTAAATAATATACAAGGAGTTAGCCATGCCGAAGTAGTAGGGATAACCAGATTAGGATTCTAA